The following proteins come from a genomic window of Pararhodobacter sp.:
- a CDS encoding primosomal protein N' (replication factor Y) - superfamily II helicase, translated as MSTAQTPPPQPTDAHRFPCENCGAQLRYAPGQQRLTCQYCGHEQEIPFSDEQRNQALTTMDLREALANHLPPEAIEETRILSCENCGAQVEFDPAQHAAQCPFCSSPVVTDTGTQRHIKPAAVLPFKISERDAHDSMRKWLGRLWFAPSKLKQFARSDGSRLDGLYVPYWSFDSDTQSQYTGERGDAYYETRTVMRDGKQTTEQVRKIRWTRVSGRVARKFTDMLIMAAQSLPRQYVRGLEPWMLADLAPYNPQFLSGFRAEGYTVELPDGHDLALERMDDVIKQDVRRSIGGDEQRVHSVNTTHADERFKHLLLPIWMAAYQYRGKTFRFVVNGQTGKVQGERPWSVWKIAGAVTLAVIAAAAYIYFSQGK; from the coding sequence ATGAGTACCGCCCAGACCCCTCCGCCGCAGCCCACCGACGCGCACCGTTTCCCCTGCGAGAATTGCGGCGCGCAATTGCGCTATGCGCCCGGGCAGCAACGGCTGACCTGCCAATATTGCGGCCACGAGCAAGAGATCCCGTTCAGCGACGAGCAGCGCAATCAGGCGTTGACCACGATGGACCTGCGCGAGGCTTTGGCCAACCATCTGCCGCCCGAGGCCATCGAAGAAACCCGCATTCTGAGCTGCGAAAACTGCGGCGCGCAGGTCGAATTCGACCCCGCGCAACACGCCGCGCAATGTCCATTCTGCAGCTCCCCCGTCGTCACCGACACCGGAACCCAGCGGCATATCAAACCCGCCGCCGTGCTGCCGTTCAAGATTTCGGAACGCGACGCCCATGACTCGATGCGCAAATGGCTGGGGCGCTTGTGGTTCGCGCCCTCCAAGCTCAAGCAATTCGCCCGTTCGGATGGCTCGCGGCTTGATGGTCTCTATGTGCCCTATTGGTCCTTCGATTCCGACACGCAATCGCAATATACCGGCGAGCGCGGGGACGCCTATTATGAGACCCGCACGGTGATGCGCGACGGAAAGCAGACCACCGAACAGGTCCGCAAGATCCGCTGGACCCGCGTGTCGGGCCGCGTCGCGCGCAAGTTCACGGATATGTTGATCATGGCCGCGCAATCCCTGCCGCGCCAATATGTTCGCGGGCTGGAACCGTGGATGCTGGCCGATCTCGCGCCCTACAACCCGCAATTCCTCTCGGGGTTTCGGGCCGAGGGCTATACCGTGGAGCTGCCCGACGGCCACGACTTGGCGCTCGAGCGCATGGATGACGTCATCAAACAGGACGTGCGGCGCAGCATCGGCGGTGATGAGCAGCGCGTGCATTCGGTCAACACAACCCATGCGGATGAGCGTTTCAAGCATCTTTTGCTGCCGATCTGGATGGCCGCCTATCAGTATCGCGGCAAAACCTTTCGCTTTGTGGTGAACGGGCAAACCGGCAAGGTGCAGGGCGAACGTCCGTGGTCGGTCTGGAAAATCGCCGGGGCCGTGACCTTGGCGGTGATCGCCGCCGCGGCCTATATCTACTTTTCGCAGGGCAAATAA
- the dtd gene encoding D-aminoacyl-tRNA deacylase has product MRALLQRVTEASVSVDGAVVGATGPGLLIFVCAMQGDDTKSAQDLAAKILKLRMFRDDAGKTNRSLVDVGGGVLVVSQFTLAADTSRGNRPGFSTAAPPDLGRALYEQFADVFAAHGIATARGVFGAEMQVALVNDGPMTLWLDV; this is encoded by the coding sequence ATGCGGGCATTGCTTCAACGGGTGACCGAGGCGTCGGTCTCGGTTGACGGCGCGGTTGTCGGCGCAACCGGGCCGGGGCTGCTGATCTTCGTGTGCGCGATGCAGGGCGACGACACGAAAAGCGCGCAGGATCTGGCGGCCAAGATCCTGAAATTGCGCATGTTTCGCGATGACGCGGGCAAAACCAACCGCAGCTTGGTCGATGTTGGCGGGGGCGTTCTGGTGGTCAGCCAGTTCACCTTGGCGGCCGATACCTCGCGCGGAAACCGCCCCGGCTTTTCCACCGCCGCGCCCCCCGACCTGGGCCGGGCCCTCTATGAGCAGTTTGCAGATGTGTTTGCCGCCCATGGCATTGCGACCGCGCGCGGGGTTTTTGGCGCAGAAATGCAGGTCGCGTTGGTCAATGATGGGCCGATGACGCTCTGGCTCGACGTATAA
- a CDS encoding M24 family metallopeptidase has product MDAADFTQIEYETRLSRIRAAMEDADITTLIITDPSNMAWATGYDGWSFYVHQAVVIGPAGAPVWWGRAMDTAGARRTVWMSDTEIVGYDDTYVQNPVKHPMETLAALLAERGWARGRVGVEMDNYYYSAKAHAVLAQTLSLVDATGMVNWQRACKSDAEIERIRRAARIVEAMHQTILDTARPGLPKNQLVAEILRAGALGAAGHWGDYPAIVPMTPSGMDATAPHLTWDDRPMQAGEAHFFEIAGVYKRYHCPQSRTLFFGEPPKTYRRAEDAVQEATAAALAQARPGHLCQDIANAFNEALNAKGFHKDSRCGYSIGLSYPPDWGERTMSLRRGDMTELKPGMVFHFMPALWLDDGGIEITEPILITDSAPETLCNLPSELFVRG; this is encoded by the coding sequence ATGGATGCCGCTGATTTCACCCAGATTGAATACGAGACCCGCCTGTCGCGCATCCGGGCGGCGATGGAAGACGCCGATATAACGACGCTGATCATCACCGATCCGTCAAATATGGCCTGGGCGACGGGCTATGACGGTTGGTCCTTTTATGTGCATCAGGCCGTGGTGATCGGCCCGGCCGGTGCGCCGGTTTGGTGGGGCCGCGCGATGGATACGGCGGGCGCGCGCCGGACGGTCTGGATGTCGGACACAGAGATCGTTGGCTATGATGATACCTATGTCCAGAACCCCGTGAAGCACCCGATGGAGACCTTGGCGGCGCTCTTGGCCGAACGGGGCTGGGCGCGCGGGCGGGTCGGCGTGGAAATGGACAATTATTACTACTCCGCCAAAGCCCATGCCGTTTTGGCGCAGACCCTGTCGCTGGTGGACGCAACCGGCATGGTCAACTGGCAACGGGCCTGCAAATCCGACGCCGAAATCGAGCGGATCCGGCGCGCGGCGCGCATTGTCGAGGCGATGCATCAGACGATCCTTGATACCGCGCGCCCGGGATTGCCCAAGAACCAACTGGTCGCCGAGATCCTGCGCGCCGGGGCGTTGGGGGCGGCGGGCCATTGGGGCGACTATCCGGCGATCGTTCCCATGACCCCCTCGGGCATGGATGCGACCGCGCCGCATTTGACCTGGGATGATCGCCCCATGCAGGCCGGCGAGGCGCATTTCTTCGAGATCGCCGGGGTGTACAAACGCTATCACTGCCCGCAATCGCGCACCTTGTTCTTTGGCGAACCGCCCAAGACCTACCGTCGCGCCGAAGACGCCGTGCAAGAGGCAACCGCCGCCGCCTTGGCGCAGGCCCGCCCCGGCCACCTGTGTCAGGACATCGCCAATGCCTTCAATGAAGCCCTGAACGCAAAGGGGTTTCACAAAGACAGCCGCTGTGGCTATTCCATCGGCCTGAGCTATCCCCCGGATTGGGGCGAGCGCACCATGTCCTTGCGGCGCGGCGATATGACAGAGTTGAAACCGGGTATGGTGTTCCACTTCATGCCGGCGCTTTGGCTTGACGATGGCGGGATCGAGATCACCGAACCCATTTTGATCACCGACAGCGCGCCCGAAACGCTGTGTAACCTGCCCTCGGAATTGTTCGTGCGCGGCTAA
- a CDS encoding diguanylate cyclase domain-containing protein, with protein MDGNAQAFGFRLRPSALGQMMPMFLWLDQDLRIRGAGPTLLKLMGASVTGLALGDVFQVRRPRRIATVTDLTNAQRLRLTLRIPPYTLFKGVAVPLMDDDGVLLNLSFGYAVRDAVRDHGLSDTDFAATDLAIELLYLAEAKNAVMGEVNKMANRLQGAKARAEEQALTDVLTGLGNRRAMERALTSLMHDGGGFALIHLDLDYFKQVNDTLGHAAGDHVLMQVAAALRASVRGADLVARVGGDEFVILLAGVQDRAPLERVGEQIFKRMSAPILFEGLHCKVAISMGAVIGPSAPTSYAEADRLMAQADRALYASKHAGRARLTLVMPDDTLEELIIGGTPMD; from the coding sequence ATGGATGGGAATGCGCAGGCCTTTGGCTTTCGACTGCGGCCTTCCGCCTTGGGGCAGATGATGCCGATGTTTCTGTGGCTGGACCAGGACTTGCGCATTCGCGGCGCGGGGCCGACGCTGCTGAAACTGATGGGCGCCAGTGTGACGGGGCTGGCGTTGGGCGATGTGTTCCAGGTCCGCCGCCCCCGCAGGATAGCCACGGTCACGGATTTGACCAACGCACAGCGGCTGCGGCTGACGCTGCGGATCCCGCCCTACACGCTGTTCAAAGGCGTGGCCGTTCCCTTGATGGATGACGATGGGGTGCTGTTGAACCTGTCCTTTGGCTATGCCGTTCGCGACGCGGTGCGCGATCATGGGCTATCCGATACGGATTTCGCGGCGACGGATCTGGCAATTGAGCTGTTGTACCTGGCCGAAGCAAAGAACGCGGTCATGGGCGAGGTCAACAAAATGGCCAATCGCTTGCAAGGTGCCAAGGCGCGCGCCGAGGAACAGGCGCTGACCGATGTCCTGACCGGCTTGGGCAACCGGCGCGCGATGGAGCGTGCGCTGACGAGCCTGATGCATGACGGGGGCGGATTTGCGCTCATTCACCTGGACCTGGATTATTTCAAACAGGTCAATGATACGCTGGGCCACGCCGCCGGCGATCACGTCTTGATGCAGGTCGCGGCCGCGTTGCGCGCCAGCGTGCGAGGTGCCGATCTGGTGGCTCGGGTCGGCGGCGATGAGTTCGTGATCTTGCTTGCGGGCGTCCAGGACCGGGCCCCGCTGGAGCGCGTCGGCGAGCAGATCTTCAAACGCATGAGCGCCCCGATCCTGTTTGAAGGGCTACATTGCAAGGTCGCCATCTCGATGGGCGCGGTTATCGGACCGTCGGCACCGACAAGCTATGCGGAGGCGGATCGCCTGATGGCGCAGGCGGATCGGGCGCTGTATGCGTCGAAACATGCGGGCCGCGCGCGCCTGACCCTGGTGATGCCAGACGACACGTTGGAGGAATTGATCATCGGGGGCACGCCTATGGATTAG
- a CDS encoding heme NO-binding domain-containing protein, whose protein sequence is MHGLINKSIQSFLCDSFGGAAWQEIAQQSGVAQQLGPDGFEAMQTYDDSLTDAVISAAVAVLKRPRDCLLEDLGTYLISNERLEALRRLLRFGGVSFTDFLYSLDDLQGRSRLAVPELALPELALDEVGPGQFTLTCRGCSFGFGFVLVGVLRALADDYGALAVLEHLGTSADATESVISIEVHDPAFHAGRRFDLAVEVR, encoded by the coding sequence ATGCATGGTCTGATCAATAAATCGATCCAGTCGTTTTTGTGCGATTCTTTCGGTGGCGCGGCGTGGCAGGAGATCGCGCAACAATCGGGCGTCGCACAGCAACTCGGGCCGGATGGTTTCGAGGCGATGCAGACCTATGACGACAGTTTGACAGACGCCGTGATTTCGGCGGCCGTTGCCGTGCTCAAACGCCCACGCGACTGCCTGTTGGAGGATTTGGGAACCTATTTGATCTCGAACGAACGGTTGGAAGCGCTGCGCCGCCTCCTGCGGTTCGGCGGCGTCAGTTTCACGGATTTCCTCTATTCGCTCGACGATTTGCAGGGCCGTTCCCGTCTCGCCGTGCCGGAACTGGCGCTGCCCGAACTTGCCCTTGATGAGGTTGGGCCGGGGCAATTCACCTTGACCTGTCGCGGTTGCTCTTTTGGCTTTGGGTTTGTCCTGGTGGGCGTGCTGCGGGCACTGGCCGATGACTATGGCGCGCTGGCGGTTTTGGAACATCTTGGCACCTCGGCGGATGCGACGGAGTCCGTGATTTCTATCGAAGTGCACGACCCTGCGTTCCATGCGGGGCGCCGCTTTGATCTGGCGGTCGAGGTGCGGTGA
- a CDS encoding HAD family hydrolase, producing the protein MKNIRAILFDKDGTLFDFQATWGAWARNLLTDLSGGQSALARKMADVLEFDAESGRFRPHSQVIAGTGREVAEMLAALLPDHSAASLEAHIARAASQAPLVAATPLRPLLSGLRDAGLKLGVATNDFESVARDHVADVIELFDFIAGFDSGFGGKPEPGMLLAFARHCGVPPHNILMVGDSRHDLVAGRAAGMATLGVLTGVATAEDLAPFADQIRSDISHLPEVLQLI; encoded by the coding sequence ATGAAAAACATCCGCGCAATCCTGTTCGACAAAGACGGGACCTTGTTTGATTTTCAGGCAACCTGGGGCGCTTGGGCGCGCAATTTGTTAACGGATTTGTCAGGCGGGCAGTCTGCCCTGGCCCGGAAGATGGCCGATGTCCTGGAGTTCGACGCTGAGAGCGGGCGATTTCGGCCGCACTCGCAGGTTATTGCCGGAACCGGGCGCGAAGTGGCGGAAATGCTGGCGGCGTTGTTGCCGGACCACAGCGCGGCGTCCCTGGAGGCCCATATCGCCCGCGCCGCCTCGCAGGCGCCGCTGGTGGCCGCGACCCCCTTGCGCCCCTTGCTGTCCGGGCTGCGTGATGCGGGGTTGAAACTGGGCGTTGCGACCAATGATTTTGAATCTGTCGCGCGTGACCATGTGGCTGATGTGATTGAGCTTTTTGACTTCATCGCCGGGTTTGACTCGGGGTTTGGCGGCAAGCCGGAACCGGGCATGCTGCTGGCCTTTGCACGCCATTGTGGCGTGCCGCCGCACAACATCCTGATGGTCGGTGATTCGCGGCACGATCTGGTGGCCGGGCGCGCCGCCGGAATGGCGACGCTGGGGGTGTTGACGGGGGTCGCGACGGCCGAGGATCTGGCCCCTTTTGCGGATCAAATTCGCTCTGACATCAGCCACTTACCAGAAGTCTTGCAGCTCATTTGA
- a CDS encoding DUF3572 domain-containing protein: MSLSQSAAESLALQVFAWLAEDNARIGAFLGWSGESPASLRDRLQDTSFLLAVIEFLMLDEAMLMEACQSLEIAPEIPMQARAALPGGADMHWT; the protein is encoded by the coding sequence ATGAGCCTGAGCCAATCCGCCGCCGAAAGCCTTGCATTGCAGGTGTTTGCGTGGCTCGCCGAGGATAACGCCCGGATTGGCGCGTTTCTGGGATGGTCGGGCGAGTCCCCCGCCAGCCTGCGCGACCGTTTGCAAGACACGTCCTTTCTGCTGGCCGTGATCGAATTCCTGATGCTGGACGAGGCAATGTTGATGGAAGCGTGTCAATCCCTTGAAATTGCGCCGGAAATTCCGATGCAAGCGCGCGCAGCCTTGCCCGGCGGCGCTGATATGCACTGGACCTGA
- a CDS encoding diguanylate cyclase domain-containing protein, with the protein MSRKILIVDDLATNRIILKVKLNAACHETIQAVDGASALKLARSEQPKLILLDMMLPDISGIEVCRKLRADAATMHIPIVIITASGDRQSRLNALEAGADEFLTKPLNEVILLARIRSLLRAHETESELRLRSETWGEMSMAEGETVFTMPGHVGLVTGDPAIAMGWRNALAPHLKERISILSPTAALTNSPSGAVPDIYLVSSDLGAHGSGLRLIADLRSRVQSRYAEIALVLPEAEPEAAAMALDVGANDLLPYPLDPQEIALRVTMHIQRKRRADQLRRAVNQGLRMAITDPLTGLHNRRYALAHLDRIAKQAQDTGRRFAVMLLDLDRFKLVNDTYGHGAGDAVLEAVAARLRDNLRPTDLLARIGGEEFMVALPEITLGTARIAAERLCRVIGDTPIALPNGRGSVTVTISVGLALGPDLFPEASQPADIARDTLSRADSALMAAKHDGRNQVTIACAA; encoded by the coding sequence ATGTCGCGAAAAATTCTCATCGTTGATGATCTGGCCACCAATCGGATCATTTTGAAGGTCAAGTTGAATGCGGCTTGCCATGAAACGATTCAAGCGGTCGATGGCGCAAGCGCGCTGAAACTGGCGCGCAGCGAGCAGCCGAAACTGATCCTGCTGGACATGATGTTGCCCGATATTTCCGGGATCGAGGTGTGTCGCAAGCTGCGTGCGGATGCCGCGACCATGCATATTCCCATCGTGATCATCACCGCCTCGGGCGATCGTCAGAGCCGCCTGAACGCGCTCGAGGCCGGCGCCGATGAATTTCTGACCAAGCCCTTGAACGAGGTTATCCTTCTGGCGCGGATCCGCAGCCTGTTGCGCGCGCATGAGACGGAATCAGAGCTGCGGTTACGGTCTGAAACCTGGGGCGAAATGTCGATGGCCGAGGGTGAAACCGTGTTCACCATGCCCGGCCATGTCGGGTTGGTCACCGGCGATCCGGCGATTGCAATGGGCTGGCGCAACGCCCTCGCCCCGCATCTGAAAGAACGGATCTCGATCCTGTCGCCCACCGCGGCGCTGACCAACAGCCCCAGCGGTGCGGTGCCGGATATTTATCTCGTGTCTTCCGATCTGGGGGCGCATGGCTCGGGCTTGCGGCTGATTGCCGACCTGCGCTCGCGGGTGCAAAGTCGCTATGCCGAGATCGCGCTGGTCCTGCCCGAGGCCGAGCCAGAGGCGGCGGCGATGGCCCTCGATGTCGGGGCGAATGATCTGTTGCCCTACCCGCTTGATCCGCAGGAAATCGCGCTCCGGGTGACGATGCATATTCAGCGCAAACGCCGGGCCGATCAGTTGCGCCGCGCGGTCAATCAAGGGCTGCGCATGGCGATCACCGACCCGCTGACCGGGTTGCACAACCGGCGCTATGCGCTGGCGCATCTGGATCGGATCGCCAAGCAGGCGCAGGACACCGGTCGCAGATTCGCGGTGATGCTGCTTGATCTGGATCGCTTCAAACTGGTGAATGACACCTATGGCCACGGCGCGGGCGACGCCGTTCTCGAGGCCGTCGCCGCGCGGTTGCGCGACAATCTGCGGCCAACCGATCTGCTGGCGCGGATTGGTGGCGAGGAATTCATGGTGGCCTTGCCAGAGATCACCCTGGGCACCGCCCGGATCGCCGCCGAGCGGCTCTGCCGGGTGATTGGCGACACGCCGATTGCCTTGCCCAATGGGCGCGGCAGCGTCACGGTGACGATTTCGGTGGGCTTGGCGCTGGGTCCGGATTTGTTCCCCGAGGCGTCACAGCCCGCCGATATCGCCCGCGACACGCTCTCGCGCGCCGATTCGGCGCTGATGGCGGCAAAGCATGACGGGCGCAATCAAGTCACCATCGCGTGCGCGGCGTGA
- a CDS encoding RNA polymerase sigma factor encodes MTATDALSDDALLALSAGGDSAAAALLVDRLSPRVFRLARRLLQDQAEAEDVTQEAMLRLWQIAPKWQAGGAQPSTWLHRVTANLATDRLRRRRSVGLDTIDEPDDPAPGVVEGMIDTDRRRALDDALALLPERQRVAVVLRHLEGLTNPDIAATMGIGVEAVESLTARGKRRLADLLSGRREELGFDR; translated from the coding sequence ATGACAGCGACCGACGCTTTGAGCGATGACGCCCTGTTGGCGCTGAGCGCCGGGGGCGACTCGGCGGCGGCGGCGCTGTTGGTGGACCGGCTGTCGCCGCGCGTGTTTCGTCTGGCGCGGCGGTTGTTGCAAGATCAGGCCGAAGCCGAGGACGTCACGCAAGAGGCGATGTTGCGGCTCTGGCAGATCGCGCCGAAATGGCAGGCGGGGGGCGCGCAGCCCTCGACCTGGTTGCACCGGGTCACGGCGAACCTGGCCACGGACCGCTTGCGGCGTCGGCGCAGCGTCGGGCTGGACACGATTGATGAGCCTGACGACCCGGCGCCCGGTGTGGTCGAGGGGATGATCGACACCGACCGGCGGCGCGCCCTGGATGATGCCTTGGCGCTGTTGCCCGAGCGACAGCGGGTCGCCGTGGTGTTGCGGCATCTCGAGGGGCTGACAAACCCCGATATTGCCGCGACGATGGGCATCGGGGTTGAAGCCGTCGAGAGTTTGACGGCGCGCGGAAAACGCAGATTGGCGGACCTGTTGTCAGGGCGCCGCGAAGAACTGGGGTTTGACAGATGA
- a CDS encoding DUF983 domain-containing protein, with the protein MSITKSSSLRPVDDRPLKPALRLGWARKCPSCGKGQMMKGYLKVADACPVCNEPLHHHRADDGPAYLTLLVVGKSVMAMYLAIYLAFEPSPWVMIALCWSVALVAALWLLPRFKGGFVALQWSRRMHGFGTKP; encoded by the coding sequence ATGAGCATTACAAAATCTTCCTCGCTTCGCCCGGTTGATGATCGCCCGCTGAAGCCCGCGTTGCGGTTGGGATGGGCGCGCAAATGCCCGTCCTGCGGCAAGGGTCAGATGATGAAAGGTTACCTCAAGGTTGCCGATGCCTGCCCGGTGTGCAACGAGCCGCTGCACCATCACCGCGCCGATGATGGCCCGGCCTATCTGACGCTCCTGGTCGTCGGAAAATCCGTTATGGCCATGTATTTGGCCATTTATCTGGCGTTCGAGCCATCGCCCTGGGTGATGATTGCCCTGTGTTGGAGTGTGGCGCTTGTGGCGGCGCTCTGGCTGCTTCCGCGGTTCAAGGGCGGATTTGTCGCGCTGCAATGGTCGCGCCGCATGCATGGATTTGGCACCAAACCATGA
- a CDS encoding NUDIX hydrolase, with translation MSLDPENTGENRPIRDAATIVLVRAGQTDNPQVLMGMRGAGAAFMPSKYVFPGGAVDPDDTNICLRPGVPEDQRRLLGKNPVTAKPPSPEAMISAAIRELWEEAGQILGVPGAWDGPVPDDWADFAKAGLCPAGNSMQFIFRAVTPPGRTRRFDARFFLARSEDLATDPDDFSRATDELSHLHWIALSEARTLDLPFVTEVVLAEAEAVLRAGRVDSVPFFDNSGPESTFRRIS, from the coding sequence ATGAGCCTCGACCCCGAAAATACCGGTGAGAACCGGCCGATCCGTGATGCCGCGACGATCGTTCTGGTGCGCGCGGGGCAGACGGACAATCCGCAGGTGCTGATGGGGATGCGCGGTGCCGGGGCTGCGTTCATGCCGTCGAAATATGTGTTTCCGGGCGGCGCGGTTGACCCGGATGACACGAACATCTGCCTGCGGCCCGGCGTCCCCGAGGATCAGCGCCGGTTGCTTGGTAAAAACCCCGTGACCGCCAAGCCGCCCTCGCCCGAGGCGATGATCAGCGCCGCGATCCGCGAGCTGTGGGAGGAGGCCGGACAAATCCTGGGCGTTCCGGGTGCATGGGACGGCCCGGTGCCCGACGATTGGGCGGATTTCGCCAAGGCCGGGCTTTGTCCGGCGGGCAACTCGATGCAATTCATCTTTCGTGCGGTGACGCCGCCGGGGCGCACGCGCCGTTTTGATGCGCGGTTTTTTCTGGCCCGCAGCGAGGATCTGGCGACCGACCCTGATGATTTTTCCCGCGCCACCGATGAACTCAGCCACTTGCATTGGATCGCCCTCAGCGAAGCCCGCACCCTCGATCTGCCCTTCGTCACCGAGGTTGTCCTCGCCGAGGCCGAGGCCGTGCTGCGCGCCGGTCGCGTCGACAGCGTGCCGTTTTTTGACAACTCCGGCCCGGAATCGACCTTCCGCCGGATCAGTTAA
- the gltX gene encoding glutamate--tRNA ligase, producing the protein MTVTRFAPSPTGYLHIGNLRTALFNYLIARKSGGEFILRLDDTDQERSKQEYVDGIKTDLEWLGLTWDRVERQSERLDRYAEMADQLRAAGRFYECFESPTELDLKRKKQLNMGKPPVYDRAAMALDDAAREKLRADRAGYWRFQLDLERIEWTDGILGDISIDAASVSDPVLIRGDGQVLYTFASSVDDMDMGVTNIVRGGDHVTNTATQIQIIRAMGGRVPDFAHHSLLTGPHGEALSKRLGTLSLRDLRAQGVERMALLSLMARLGSSQPVELRATLDEIAEGFDLSQFGSAPTKFDAEDLWPLTRGHVQGLPFAAVAGKLAALGVPDSIAPAFWEVARENITRLDDVDQWWSLCRDGAVPMVAPEDADFVAEAFKLLPPPPYGATSWSDWTGAVKAATGRKGKGLFMPLRKAVTGLDHGPDMASLMPLLQKTPGQSG; encoded by the coding sequence ATGACCGTCACCCGTTTCGCCCCGTCGCCCACTGGCTATCTGCACATTGGCAACCTGCGCACCGCGCTGTTCAATTACCTGATTGCGCGCAAATCCGGCGGCGAGTTCATCTTGCGCCTCGATGATACGGATCAGGAGCGTTCCAAGCAGGAATATGTCGACGGGATCAAGACCGATCTCGAATGGTTGGGGCTGACCTGGGACCGCGTCGAGCGTCAGTCCGAGCGGCTGGATCGGTACGCCGAGATGGCGGATCAATTGCGGGCAGCGGGGCGGTTCTATGAGTGTTTCGAGAGCCCGACCGAACTGGACCTCAAGCGCAAGAAACAGCTGAACATGGGCAAGCCGCCGGTTTATGATCGCGCGGCGATGGCGTTGGATGACGCGGCGCGTGAAAAACTGCGCGCGGATCGCGCCGGGTATTGGCGGTTTCAGCTGGATCTGGAGCGGATCGAATGGACCGACGGCATTCTGGGCGACATCTCGATTGATGCGGCCTCGGTCTCGGACCCGGTGTTGATCCGGGGCGACGGGCAGGTCTTGTATACCTTTGCCTCGTCGGTTGATGACATGGATATGGGGGTTACGAATATCGTGCGCGGCGGGGATCACGTCACGAATACGGCGACGCAAATTCAGATCATCCGGGCGATGGGCGGCAGGGTTCCCGATTTCGCGCATCATTCACTGCTGACCGGCCCGCATGGCGAGGCGCTGTCGAAACGGTTGGGGACGCTGAGTTTGCGGGATCTGCGCGCGCAGGGGGTCGAAAGAATGGCGCTGCTGTCGTTGATGGCGCGGCTGGGATCGTCGCAGCCGGTGGAATTGCGGGCCACGCTGGATGAGATCGCCGAGGGGTTCGATCTGTCGCAATTCGGGTCGGCACCGACAAAATTCGACGCCGAGGATCTGTGGCCGCTCACGCGCGGGCATGTTCAGGGGCTGCCGTTTGCGGCGGTGGCCGGGAAACTGGCGGCGCTGGGGGTTCCGGATTCGATCGCGCCGGCGTTCTGGGAGGTCGCGCGGGAAAATATCACGCGGCTGGATGATGTGGATCAGTGGTGGAGTTTGTGCCGCGACGGGGCGGTTCCGATGGTTGCGCCGGAGGATGCGGATTTCGTGGCGGAGGCTTTCAAATTGCTGCCGCCGCCCCCTTATGGAGCGACCTCCTGGTCTGACTGGACGGGCGCGGTGAAGGCGGCGACGGGTCGAAAAGGCAAGGGATTGTTCATGCCGCTTCGGAAGGCGGTGACCGGATTGGATCATGGGCCGGATATGGCCTCGTTGATGCCTCTGTTGCAAAAAACGCCGGGCCAATCCGGGTGA
- a CDS encoding RlmE family RNA methyltransferase: protein MANPPTKGTSGRGQRDLRVKVKTAKGRKMSSTRWLERQLNDPYVARARKEGMRGRAAYKILELDDKFRFLVPGARIVDLGCAPGGWLQVAVERVNALGAKSGKRIGYVLGIDLQEVEPVAGAEVHVLDFLDEGADDKVKGWLNGTADVVMSDMAASASGHKQTDHLRIITLCEHAAHFAFDVLRPGGTFVAKVLAGGAEGELQHLLKQRFTKVHNVKPAASRSDSSEKFVVATGFRGRIDEAPEADDTVPE from the coding sequence ATGGCGAATCCGCCCACCAAAGGCACCTCGGGGCGCGGACAGCGCGATCTTCGGGTGAAGGTCAAAACGGCCAAGGGCCGCAAGATGTCCTCGACTCGCTGGCTGGAGCGCCAGTTGAACGACCCCTATGTCGCGCGGGCGCGCAAAGAGGGGATGCGCGGGCGTGCTGCATACAAGATACTCGAACTCGACGACAAGTTTCGGTTCTTGGTGCCGGGCGCGCGGATCGTTGATCTGGGCTGCGCGCCGGGTGGCTGGTTGCAAGTGGCCGTCGAGCGGGTGAATGCGCTGGGCGCAAAATCGGGCAAGCGCATCGGTTATGTTCTGGGTATCGACCTGCAAGAGGTCGAGCCTGTGGCAGGCGCCGAAGTGCATGTCCTTGATTTTCTGGATGAAGGCGCTGACGACAAGGTCAAAGGCTGGCTGAATGGCACCGCCGATGTGGTGATGTCCGACATGGCGGCGTCGGCGTCCGGGCACAAGCAAACCGACCATTTGCGCATCATCACCCTGTGCGAACACGCGGCGCATTTCGCGTTTGACGTGCTGCGCCCGGGCGGGACTTTTGTCGCCAAGGTGTTGGCGGGCGGGGCCGAGGGGGAGCTTCAGCACCTCCTCAAGCAACGTTTCACCAAGGTTCACAACGTGAAACCGGCGGCCAGTCGGTCCGACAGCTCCGAGAAATTCGTCGTCGCGACGGGCTTTCGCGGACGGATTGACGAGGCACCCGAGGCAGACGACACAGTGCCGGAATGA